Proteins encoded together in one Ictalurus punctatus breed USDA103 unplaced genomic scaffold, Coco_2.0 tig00006921, whole genome shotgun sequence window:
- the lgmn gene encoding legumain — MKMVMMKVLVTVTLVSLALGFPTQETGKGKNWVVLVAGSNGWYNYRHQADVCHAYQIVHKNGIPDEQIVVMMYDDLAQNQENPTPGVIINRPNGSDVYKGVLKDYVGEDVTPENFLAVLKGDASGVKGGSGKVLKSGPHDHVFVYFTDHGGPGLLAFPSSELYVNDLMDTVQYMRKNHKYKKMVFYIEACESGSMMKPLPVDIDVYATTAANPQESSYACYYDEARDTYLGDWYSVNWMEDSDSEDLSKETLAKQFKIVKHETNTSHVMQYGNKTMSSMKVIQFQGNSLGGARLAEPMSLPPVTQRDLTPSPDVYLSVLKRKLMKSNDITVARGYLMEISAHMKVRELLANTMRKVTERVVNTHLEVQQVVEEHQELTQYECYRAAATHFKTHCFNWHDLQYEYALRHLYVLVNLCERGHQAQRITAAMDDVCYFRQ; from the exons atgaagatggtgatgatgaaggtgttGGTCACGGTGACGTTGGTGTCGTTGGCGCTCGGTTTTCCGACTCAGGAGACGGGAAAGGGGAAGAACTGGGTCGTCCTGGTAGCCGGATCAAACGGCTGGTACAACTACAGACACCAG GCCGATGTGTGTCACGCGTATCAGATCGTCCATAAGAACGGGATTCCGGACGAGCAGATCGTGGTGATGATGTACGACGATCTGGCGCAGAATCAGGA gaacCCGACTCCAGGAGTGATCATCAACAGGCCAAATGGTTCGGATGTGTATAAAGGAGTGCTGAAAGATTACGTTGGCGAA gatgtGACCCCTGAGAACTTCCTGGCAGTGCTGAAGGGCGATGCGAGCGGTGTGAAGGGAGGATCAGGAAAAGTGCTGAAAAG CGGACCACACGACcacgtgtttgtttatttcactgATCACGGCGGTCCCGGGCTCTTGGCCTTCCCCAGTAGTGAG CTCTACGTGAACGATCTGATGGACACGGTGCAGTACATGCGCAAAAACCACAAGTACAAGAAG atggtgTTCTACATCGAGGCATGCGAGTCCGGCTCCATGATGAAGCCGCTGCCGGTTGACATTGACG TATATGCCACCACGGCGGCGAACCCTCAAGAGTCGTCCTACGCCTGTTACTATGACGAGGCCAGAGACACGTATCTGGGAGACTGGTACAGCGTTAACTGGATGGAGGACTCGGACTCG gagGATCTGAGTAAAGAGACACTTGCTAAGCAGTTTAAGATCGTCAAGCACGAGACCAACACCAGCCACGTCATGCAATATGGAAAcaag acCATGTCCAGTATGAAGGTGATTCAGTTCCAGGGTAACTCTCTGGGCGGAGCCAGGCTGGCTGAACCCATGTCGTTGCCCCCGGTTACACAGCGTGACCTCACACCCAGCCCCGACGTCTACCTGTCTGTCCTGAAGAGGAAGCTGATGAAGAGTAATGACATCACCGTTGCCAGGGGTTACCTGATGGAGATCAGTGCCCacatgaag gtgcgtGAGCTGTTGGCGAACACAATGCGCAAGGTGACGGAGCGAGTGGTGAACACACACCTGGAGGTTCAGCAGGTGGTGGAGGAGCATCAGGAGCTCACACAGTACGAGTGTTACAGAGCTGCGGCCACACACTTCAAAACACACTGCTTCAACTGGCACGAtctgcag tacgAGTACGCTCTCAGACACCTGTACGTGTTGGTGAATCTGTGTGAGAGAGGACACCAGGCTCAGAG GATCACAGCAGCCATGGATGATGTGTGCTACTTCCggcagtaa